Proteins found in one Kwoniella bestiolae CBS 10118 chromosome 1, complete sequence genomic segment:
- a CDS encoding ATP-dependent RNA helicase ded1 produces MTTGPVNGLQGLEAKFNSGMKLNPERPAYVPPHMRQRGPPGPGPQFNNAPAPAGPGYHQSPTGLPTPATTPPQSRGSYAPPAARGGAFPPSGGPRADDGGWGAPRRGPAEPRSFGGGAPGFGSWKNGEHITGARNPRLEKELFGEVGDGVHQSTGINFDKYADIPVEATGTGVPEPVTEFTNPPIDPVLLENIQFARYTTPTPVQKYSLPIVAGGRDLMACAQTGSGKTGGFLFPILSAMFTYGPIAPPADNSYGGGYNNRRKAYPTALVLAPTRELVSQIHDEARKFAYRSWARPAVVYGGADIGQQIRALDRGCDLLSATPGRLVDLIERGKISLANVKYLVLDEADRMLDMGFEPQIRQIVEGEDMPGVMDRQTLMFSATFPKEIQMLARSFLKDYIFLSVGRVGSTSENITQRIEYVDDADKRSLLLDLLLAEQSGGLILVFVETKRMADSLCDFLQMQRHNATSIHGDRTQREREYALHAFRTGKAPILVATAVAARGLDIPNVTHVILYDLPTDVAEYTHRIGRTGRAGNTGTSTAFFNRQNLNISRELIDLLKEANQVVPQWLIDVSSERSFGGYGGRGGRGRGGGGGGRMGGRDVRQGGGGFGGGASRGGGNSYGGGGYGGGYGGYGGGGGGGFPPPAASGGASWW; encoded by the exons ATGACAACTGGTCCTGTTAATGGTTTACAAGGCCTCGAGGCCAAATTCAACA GCGGTATGAAGCTTAACCCCGAACGACCCGCTTACGTTCCCCCTCACATGAGACAACGAGGACCTCCTGGCCCAGGACCTCAATTCAACAACGCTCCTGCTCCCGCTGGTCCGGGCTATCACCAATCCCCCACTGGACTTCCCACTCCAGCCACTACCCCTCCTCAATCGCGAGGATCTTATGCTCCCCCCGCTGCTCGAGGTGGTGCTTTCCCTCCTTCAGGTGGGCCCAGAGCCGACGACGGTGGTTGGGGCGCACCTAGAAGAGGTCCTGCCGAACCTAGATCtttcggtggtggtgctCCCGGATTCGGAAGTTGGAAGAACGGTGAACATATCACCGGTGCTAGAAACCCTAGATTAGAGAAGGAATTGTTCGGTGaagttggtgatggtgttcATCAA TCCACTGGTATCAACTTCGACAAATACGCCGACATCCCCGTTGAAGCTACCGGTACTGGTGTCCCCGAACCCGTTACCGAATTTACCAACCCACCTATCGACCCTGTCCTTCTCGAGAACATTCAATTCGCTCGATACACCACCCCTACTCCCGTCCAGAAATACTCACTCCCCATCGTTGCTGGTGGTCGAGATTTGATGGCCTGTGCTCAAACCGGTTCCGGAAAGACTGGTGGTTTCCTCTTCCCTATCCTCTCAGCCATGTTCACCTACGGTCCTATCGCTCCCCCTGCCGACAACAGCTACGGAGGTGGATACAACAACCGAAGAAAGGCTTACCCCACCGCTCTTGTACTCGCCCCTACCCGAGAGTTGGTCTCCCAAATCCACGATGAAGCCAGAAAATTCGCTTACAGATCTTGGGCTCGACCTGCCGTCGTATACGGTGGTGCCGATATTGGTCAACAAATCCGAGCTCTCGACCGAGGATGTGATCTTCTCTCTGCTACCCCTGGTCGACTTGTCGACTTGATTGAGAGAGGTAAAATCTCTCTTGCCAACGTCAAGTACCTCGTCCTTGATGAAGCCGATCGAATGCTCGATATGGGTTTCGAACCTCAAATCAGACAGATCGTCGAAGGTGAAGATATGCCCGGAGTCATGGACAGACAAACTCTCATGTTCTCCGCTACTTTCCCCAAGGAGATTCAAATGCTCGCTCGATCTTTCCTCAAAGATTACATCTTCCTTTCCGTTGGTCGAGTCGGTTCCACCTCCGAGAACATCACACAACGAATCGAATACGTCGATGATGCCGACAAGCGATCATTACTTCTCGACTTATTGCTTGCTGAGCAATCTGGCGgtttgatcttggtcttcgTCGAGACCAAGCGAATGGCCGATTCCTTGTGTGATTTCCTCCAAATGCAACGACACAACGCCACATCCATTCACGGTGACCGAACtcaacgagaacgagaaTACGCTCTCCACGCTTTCAGAACTGGTAAAGCACCTATCCTCGTTGCTACTGCTGTTGCTGCTCGAGGTTTGGATATCCCCAACGTCACCCACGTCATCCTCTACGACCTTCCTACCGATGTTGCCGAGTACACCCACCGAATCGGTCGAACTGGTCGAGCAGGTAACACCGGTACTTCCACTGCCTTCTTCAACAGACAGAACTTGAACATCTCCCGAGAATTGATCGATCTCCTCAAGGAAGCCAACCAAGTCGTTCCTCAATGGCTCATTGATGTCAGCTCTGAACGATCCTTCGGTGGATAtggaggacgaggtggtcgaggacgaggtggtggtggtggaggacGAATGGGCGGACGAGATGTCAGACAAGGTGGcggtggattcggtggtGGTGCCTCCCGAGGCGGTGGTAACAGCTACGGTGGTGGTGGCTATGGAGGTGGCTACGGCGGTTacggcggtggtggtggtggtggtttcCCCCCTCCTGCTGCCTCTGGCGGTGCCAGTTGGTGGTAA